Sequence from the Pan paniscus chromosome 4, NHGRI_mPanPan1-v2.0_pri, whole genome shotgun sequence genome:
tgtgatccacctgccctggtcttccaaagtgctgggattacagtcgtgagccaccacgcccggcccaaatgACATTATTTAGGGCAGAATAGAGAGCTTGCTCAGAGTTATGGGGAAATAGGAGGAACAGTGGTCAGAACCCAaaatccattccttttctttcaccTGCATCTCTAGGAGGCACCATCCCACCATCTACTAAATTTTCATAGACAGAAACTTGCACTTTGAGCAGACACATTTATCAGCTTTCTTCTGGAATGAGGTTAGGTGGCTGAACCTGCTCTTGGTTTGGCACCCAGTAGCCTCGCCTCTGGAAAACACCAGGGTTGAGGGTACCTGAGCTTTCTGCCGTTGCTAAGTGCCTGTGAGGTTGATTATGGGCTACTTGTGCTCCTGCAGCCCCTTCTCCTATAGGGTCAGAGACCCTCAGGAAGATTCACTCAGGCCACAGAAGGGCTCCAGCTTCTACCAGGACAGGAGTCTGTGGACTAAACCCGAGGCGCCTTGAGGAAACTGCCACGCCCGGTCGGCCTGGGCGTCCCCATTCCAGCTTTAATTTCCCTGAGTTTATCACCCTGAAGGAGCGGACGCAGGAAGCAGGGAAAAACCAAGGACTGGGCTGCCGGCGGGGCAGAAGGCCAGAAGCTAATGACCTAAAACGGAACAGGCTGTGAGCAATTCGATCAAACTCGAAATGCAACTTTCCAACAATGTTCTTAAACCGCTGTAGCCCCAGCTTGCTTGGCTTGGGGTGAAAAGTGTGGGAGAAAGTCTTCACGGCCTGCAGACTTGCTTGCCGACTGAGGTTGATCCGGCAGTTTTCCGTTTTGTTTTGAGCGCGAAAGCCGTGGCTGGCTGGTGGAGCTCCAATCTATTCCGCAGCACAAACGGCCCTTCTGAGGCTCTGCTCCCCGAGGCTGGCGGAAGGAAGGGCACTGGCTACTCCGGTACCCACCGAAACAAAACCGACAAACGCAACCGAATTAACACTATTGCTTGTTTGGGTCACTGAAGAAAACTTTTCCTGTGTCGACAGAATTCTAGCCCGACTTTCGTTTGGAACTCAGGATCAGACCTTTACAAAATTACCGACCTGGGTTAGAGGTGCCCGCACGtgtcgagaccatctggccaaggACAGAGAGATGCCCCCTGGGAGAATGTTTTAACCGGCGCAGCGGAGCCGCTTGGCTGCGCCCGCCGCAGCCCTACTCCGTGCGCCGGGCTCCGCAGTGACCCGGGCTGCCGCAGCGACCCGGGCTGCAGCAGCGACCCGGGCTCCGGTTGCCCAGGTAACGCAGGACGCAGGCGCGAAAGGCGGGTGCCTGGCGCGCGCTGCAGCTCCCCCTCCCCCCGGCGGGCCGCGGAGGCGACGCGCTGCCTGCGCCCTGAGGCGAGTGGTTCTCCAGCCGGAAAATCGCGGCTCCGGTGCCGCTCTGGGCTCAGCCAGTGAGAGGCCGGGGGTGTGGTAGAGAGAAGGAACCGGCCAGGTACTTAGGACCGCGCCAGCCTCTGAGCCCGGCCTCCTTCGCACTTTCGAGTGCGCGTTTGCTGCCCGCCGCAGCCCGGGCGTTGAAGGTAGTAAAGCGGCCACCCGGCCGCATCATGGTGGCCCCCTGTCCCACCAGCCCCTCGAGCCCCGCCGCCCGAGCGGGGAGGCGGGACAACGACCAGAACCTTCGCGCCCCGGTGAAGAAGAGCAGGCGTCCGCGCCTCCGGAGGAAGCAGCCGCTGCATCCCCTGAACCCGTGCCCGCTCCCAGGAGACTCCGGCATTTGCGACCTGTTCGAGTCCCCCAGCTCCGGCTCAGACGGCGCAGACAGCCCCTCTGCGGCGCGGGGTGGTAGCCCCCTGCCCGGCCCGGCCCAGCCCGTGGCGCAGCTAGATCTGCAGACCTTCCGCGACTACGGCCAGAGCTGCTACGCCTTCCGCAAGGCGCGGGAGAGCCACTTCCACCCGCGGGAGGCGCTGGCACGGCAGCCACAAGTGAGGTGCTGGTAGAGCCAGCTCCACGCCGCcgctcttcctctcctcccaggctctctcctctcctgccgGCTCGGCCCTCCGAGCGCCCGGGCCCGCGACAGCCCAGCTCCCGCCCCGAGTCGAAGCACAAGGGGCCGTGGAGGGGCGTCACcggcctcattttacagatggagaaaagtGGGGCGTAGACGGCTTGAGGGACTTGCCCCGTCCCAAGCTGGCTACTGGGGCACGGTAGAGAGGAATTCGTTTCTGGGTTGAGTCTGGACTCCTACCGAACtcgggcaagttatttaacaccCCTGAGcttctttcttcatctgcaaaatggaacccctccccttcctttgaATTGCTGAGCCCGTTACGCGAGGTAATGTGTACGACGCTCTCTGCACAGCGCCAGGTCCCAATCCCGGTGTTCCGGCTCAGCACGGCCCACGCGTTTCCCAGTTTCCATTGCGTTTCTCTTTCTGAAATCTTCTTGCCCCTCTCCTGGGAAGCTCCCCGATTCTTCTtggcccttccttcccttccacaGTCCCTCTCCACCCTAAGCCCAGCGGGCCCGCCTCCCCCCTCCTTCCCGGCAGGTGACGGCGGAATCCCGCTGTAAGCTGCTCAGCTGGCTGATCCCGGTGCACCGCCAATTCGGCCTCTCGTTCGAGTCGCTGTGCCTGACGGTGAACACTCTGGACCGCTTCCTCACCACCACGCCGGTGGCTGCAGACTGCTTCCAGCTGCTTGGGGTCACATCCTTGCTCATCGCTTGCAAACAGGTACCTGGGGTATCAAACAGGTACACGCGGCATCTGGGGACGCAGCCAAACTCCCCCGCCACTCCCTGGCCGCCCGTCTTTCCAGCGCGCACGATTCAGTGATGGGTTCCCAGAACTCATTTTATCAGACATTTGCATACGCATATATCCCTTAGCCTTAACTTCACAATTTCTCCACAAACGAACAATCCTGTCACTCGGCTTCCAAAGAAATAGCCTAATAGACTAATAGCTGTAATCAGTCCCAAATAGCTCTTTTGGCACCTCTAGTCTAGTCTCCTAAAAAGCCTTCAAAATttcccaagcttttttttttttagttggacaGTAGTTAAATCAACTGCGCTGGAAGTACGCTCTAGGTCACTTACGTGGAAGCAGTGGAGAGGCAGAGCCCCGGCTGTCTCTCTGGAAGGGATGGGGAAAGTCCGGGCGTCATACTGGGGTGGGCCTGGGGCCCGGGAAGCCGCAAAGCGGGGTTGAGTGCGCCCTGTGTTGCAGGTGGAGGTGCACCCGCCGCGCGTGAAGCAGCTTCTGGCCCTGTGCTGCGGCGCCTTCTCCCGGCAGCAGCTCTGCAACCTCGAGTGCATCGTGCTGCACAagctgcacttcaccctgggtgcGCCAACCATTAGCTTCTTCCTGGAGCATTTCACGCACGCTCGCGTGGAGGCGGGGCAGGCTGAGGCCTCCGAAGCTCTGGAAGCGCAAGCCCTGGCGCGGGGGGTGGCAGAGCTGAGTCTGGCCGACTATGCCTTCAGCAGCTACTCCCCTTCCCTCCTGGCGATCTGCTGCCTGGCGCTGGCGGACCGCATGCTGCGGGTCCCGCGGCCCGTGGACTTGCGACTGGGAGACCACCCGGAGGCGGCGCTGGAGGACTGTATGGGCAAGTTGCAGCTGCTGGTGGCCATAAACAGTACTTCCTTGACTCACATGCTGCCCGTTCAGATCTGCGAGAAGTGCAGCCTGCCCCCGAGCTCGAAATAAAACAGATCCTTCGTTTCCTTTTAGTCCCTGGCCCGGCTGCTGGACCTCTCCCATAGCCTCAGAAGAGTGCAGTACTGGTCCACAGAGAAGGCTTCAGGACCTGCTTGGTCAGCTGCAGGTTGTAAATAGTGTACGATACTAGCatctggtattttatttattttgcagcgAGCACATGAGGAAGCTGAGTCTTTCACCAATAAACAGTTGTGGTTTGTCTAAATCCTGCAAGTGTCTATCTGCGGGGAGGGAAGGTAAATTCAGCTCAGGAATGGTGGTGGTTGGCAACGTTTGCGGGATTTTCCCTTCCCTCTGGGTCCACTCTGTAATTGGGATCTCTGTGGAAACACCAGGTCAGGTGAGGTCCTGGATACTGAATTCCAGAGATTAGTGGAGTCAGGCTTACCTGATGGCTTGGGTCCTGTGACCCTCGAATAGAACCTCTATGCTGT
This genomic interval carries:
- the CCNO gene encoding cyclin-O; the protein is MVAPCPTSPSSPAARAGRRDNDQNLRAPVKKSRRPRLRRKQPLHPLNPCPLPGDSGICDLFESPSSGSDGADSPSAARGGSPLPGPAQPVAQLDLQTFRDYGQSCYAFRKARESHFHPREALARQPQVTAESRCKLLSWLIPVHRQFGLSFESLCLTVNTLDRFLTTTPVAADCFQLLGVTSLLIACKQVEVHPPRVKQLLALCCGAFSRQQLCNLECIVLHKLHFTLGAPTISFFLEHFTHARVEAGQAEASEALEAQALARGVAELSLADYAFSSYSPSLLAICCLALADRMLRVPRPVDLRLGDHPEAALEDCMGKLQLLVAINSTSLTHMLPVQICEKCSLPPSSK